Genomic segment of bacterium:
CTAGAAAAAGATATAAAAAATGCAATTACCAGCTTAAACGGTCCATATTTATTTCATTTAAAAATAACAAGGGATATCAATGAACTGTATCCAAGAGTAGATATTAAACTTAAGGAAATGAAGGACAGATTCATGAAATTTCTATGTAACTATTCAGCAAAAAGTCAAAAGGAATGCGGAAATGATTGTGGATAAGATTTAAATTTTTGCCATTATGTTCCGATAATTTAATTTTTAAATAGAAAGAACACACGAGGCATCAATTCTCGGTGAATTTTTAGAGACTGAATTCACCTATGTTTAGGAGAGATAGAAAAAAATATTTTTCGTAAAGATTTTGAGAGGAAAATAAGGAATAATGAGTCTCTATCTAATTTTTCACCGAGAATTGCTGACACACGAGGGTAATTAATTGACAATAGAAAATATAAATGTGGATGTGATAGTTAAAAGAGTAAAAAGAGTTCTCAAAGAAGAAAGGGAGTTATCGTCGTCTGTAAAGTCTATAATTAAATTGCTGGCTATAGTGGTGACATTACTGGGCAATCGATAAATCTTAACAGCTGAAACAATAGGAGGCTGAGAATTGTCATTTTTTGATTTTCATTATTTGGAAACCCACGTAAAGAGAGGGGGGGTATTTATTCAAAATTTGCATTGTTGGTCAGTCTGGTGACAAAAATCTTTCTTTTACGAGTAACCAGAGTGAAAATGATATTCGAATGACAAAAGTTTAGCAAAAGATTTCGACCTGTGAAATAGGTTTTAAAGGAAAAGGGAAAAACCTCCGATAATATATATATCCAGTAGAAACAAAAACTGGCTATATAAAGAAAAGGGGGTTAGGTAAAATGAGAAAGAAAATGAAGATTTTGGTATCGATCGAGGATGAATTTGGCAATGAAGAAATACAACCTGTAACAATTGAGGCAGATGTACCTGATTACAAGGAATTTGAGAATTTCAGGCAAGGCTTTGATGTGTATGAAAGAGCAGTTTTGAGAGCTCGAAAAGAAGCTACAGAAGAGGCTACAGAGAGATATATGGAGGGAATGTCTAAAAAAAAAGCCATGATGAGAATGAACGAATTAGAGGAGAAGTAACTGAAAACGATTCAGAATACAAGATTGAGGCAGAATTAGGAAGATTAAGTTCAAAAACACATATAATTAGTAAGGATCAAAAGGTAGTATTTGACACTTCAAGGGATTATTTTGAACCAATATGTTCACGGGAATCTTATCGGACAGCATGTTTTGATGAGGTTTTGCTATCGTTAGTAAAAGATGAATCTTATAGAGACAGTGAGAAGAAAATAAACCGTATCAGGTGGCAAGAAAAGGACATTACCCAATCAAGGACAATAGCCAATATTGTAGAAGTAGAAGGGAGCAAAATAGACCAGGAGATTGAGAAGAGGAGTGATAAGATACTGGAGGCATACGGTTTTGATCGGGATGGCCAACCTAAAGGATGGGATGGGAGTTCCAGAATAGAGATAGAAACAGAATTAATAAGTGAAGAGATAGTCCAGAGGACAATAGAAGAATACAATAAAGGCAAAGAAGAGGAATTACAAATATCTGCATCTGAGTTAAATGAAACATACGAGAATCCTTGGACATGTGTAAATATATCAATAGACGAGGTAGGGGTAAAGAAGCAGAAAGAGAATGGAAGGAAACCGAATTGTCCGAGGAAAGAAGGGAAAGAATATGTGAGAAATAGTATTATCCAAGTCCAGAAAGTGGGGAGTGGGTATATACTTAATGGGTTAGGGATAGTTGAGACGATAAGGAGATTAATCGCCTTTCTCTTGCATAATGATTTGCTAAGGAAAGGGAGTTTATTATTTTTTGTGGATGGAGCAAAGGATTTGCATTCAGCAATAAAATCAATGTTTGGTTGGATACCATATAGAATTATTCTTGATTGGTATCATTTAGTTAAGAAGTGTGAAATGCAGTTAAGTCTTGGTTTAAAAAACAAGGGAATTCGGAATGAGATACTTAGGAAGGTAAGGGGTTATTTATGGGTAGGAAAGATTGACCATGCGGTTAAGGTCTTGGGAGCGGTTGAAGAAAAGGATATTAAATCACAGGTAGCCATTGATTGCTTAATTAGTTATTTTGAGAGGAATCGAAGCTATATTCCTTGTTATGGACTCAGGAAAAGACTTGGGTTGCGAATATCCAGCAATAGAGGAGAGAAAGCAAATGATCTTGCTGTAGCGGATCGGCAAAAACATAATGGTATGAGTTGGAGTAAAAAAGGGTCAAGTGCTTTGGCTTCAGTTATTACCTTGCACCAAAACAATGAACAAGATAATTGGATTAAGAAGAGGCAGATACTCTTTGAGCTAAAAAAGGCTGCATAAATAAAAAGGATAGACCTATTTCACAGGTCGAAAGATTTCAGGTGGTTTCAGGTTTTTGGAAGGGACTAAAATATTTTGCCGTATCCGTAGTTACATTTCAACTTGTGGGAAAAAATGGAATTGGTTCGATTCAATTTCTGACTTTATTATTCCAAGAGGAATTATCAGAGTTTAGGAGATAATTGTGCTGAATAGAGGTTAACTACAATTGACATTATTATAGCAAATCCCATGAGTCTTTTTCAATAAGAGAAATATCTAAATAAGTATTATACGAGTTACAATAAAGGTATATATTATGGAAAATAGAATAAAGGAAAAAATAATAAGAATTGCGCAGCAAAAGAGTTTTACAAACAAACCATTTTTTTATTTATATGATATTAAAAAAATCAAAAAGCAATTGTCTATGCTTAAACAAAGTATACTTCCTAATGTTTCGATATACTATGCAATTAAAGCAAATTCAAATAAGGAAATTCTAAAAATTATAAAAAATAATAAAGTTATTAAAGGCTTTGAAGTAGCATCTGTTGGAGAGTTAGAAAAGGCGTTAACAGAAGTTGAGGCTGCCCAAGTATTATTCACTGGTCCTGGTAAGCGCGTTCCTGAGCTGTTCGAAGCCGTTAAGCAGAGGATACGATTCATTAATGTTGAATCGCTAACAGAAATTCATAGAATTAACCAGATTGCACAAGAACAGAAAGTTGGAAAAGTTGACATTTTAATCAGGATTAATCCTAATTACAGGATACAAAATTCAGTTTTGGAAATGACAGGATTTTCTACTAAGCTTGGAATAGATGAAAGATACATACCAGAAGTCATTGAGCAAATAAAAAAAATAGATCATATTAATGTAAAAGGGATACACGTGTTTGCAGCGAGTGGTATTCTTGATTATAATGTCATAGTTGATTATATAAAATATATTTTTAATCTGGTTTCCTGGCTCGAAAGGGATGTC
This window contains:
- a CDS encoding alanine racemase — translated: MENRIKEKIIRIAQQKSFTNKPFFYLYDIKKIKKQLSMLKQSILPNVSIYYAIKANSNKEILKIIKNNKVIKGFEVASVGELEKALTEVEAAQVLFTGPGKRVPELFEAVKQRIRFINVESLTEIHRINQIAQEQKVGKVDILIRINPNYRIQNSVLEMTGFSTKLGIDERYIPEVIEQIKKIDHINVKGIHVFAASGILDYNVIVDYIKYIFNLVSWLERDVQKLDIVDFGGGLGIDYFSTGKKFDTSAFFSELNDLIIKYKFQNKEFILELGRYIVGKAGYYVSEIIDIKESYNKKQVILSGGINHLRLIKKHPFTIIHMAKDCVYEEQPFVNKNVVDINGPLCFNGDKLYDDLFIDCAHIGDLFVVHLVGAYGYNMASLNFLEHPKPEEVFYYSEGE